In a genomic window of Vicinamibacterales bacterium:
- a CDS encoding DmsE family decaheme c-type cytochrome, translating to MRRFGNWLIALSTLLMVASVGIAARSAAPGTGPAAKAATETGPAASAAPGTTQQQAPASGYVGTETCAGCHTGYEATVTATKHGFTGNARTPMANQGCESCHGPGEAHANDPENVKPIQFDKVAATVANGRCQTCHNRGEHALWDGSQHENRNVKCADCHSVHSSEGPTLMRAKTQQLTCARCHQTITNRQQRFNHMPVREGKMQCSSCHNVHGSVNVKLLRAGTTVDQSCTSCHTEKRGPFLWEHAPVVDSCTTCHDSHGSNNDRMLQAKLPFLCQRCHVTSRHPPTVYEGFTLQNSQNANKMFGKSCANCHQQIHGSNHPNGKYFLR from the coding sequence ATGAGGCGTTTTGGCAACTGGCTGATCGCACTATCCACCCTTCTGATGGTGGCAAGCGTCGGCATCGCGGCGCGGTCGGCGGCGCCCGGCACGGGCCCGGCGGCAAAGGCGGCCACCGAGACCGGGCCGGCGGCGTCCGCCGCACCCGGCACGACCCAGCAGCAGGCGCCGGCCTCCGGCTACGTGGGCACCGAGACCTGCGCGGGCTGCCACACGGGCTACGAGGCCACCGTCACTGCCACCAAGCACGGGTTCACCGGGAACGCCCGGACCCCGATGGCCAACCAGGGCTGCGAGTCGTGTCACGGGCCCGGCGAGGCCCACGCGAACGACCCGGAGAACGTGAAGCCGATCCAGTTCGACAAGGTGGCGGCGACCGTGGCCAACGGCCGGTGCCAGACCTGCCACAACCGCGGCGAGCACGCCCTCTGGGACGGCAGCCAGCACGAGAACCGCAACGTGAAGTGCGCCGACTGCCACAGCGTCCACTCGAGCGAGGGGCCCACGCTGATGCGCGCGAAGACGCAGCAGCTCACGTGCGCGCGGTGCCACCAGACCATCACCAACCGGCAGCAGCGCTTCAACCACATGCCCGTGCGCGAAGGCAAGATGCAGTGCTCGTCCTGCCACAACGTCCACGGCTCGGTGAACGTCAAGCTGCTGCGGGCCGGCACCACCGTGGACCAGAGCTGCACGAGCTGCCACACCGAGAAGCGCGGGCCGTTCCTGTGGGAGCACGCGCCTGTCGTCGACAGCTGCACGACCTGCCACGACTCGCACGGCAGCAACAACGACCGCATGCTCCAGGCCAAGCTGCCGTTCCTCTGCCAGCGCTGCCACGTCACGTCGCGCCATCCTCCCACCGTCTACGAGGGGTTCACGCTGCAGAACTCGCAGAACGCGAACAAGATGTTCGGGAAGTCCTGTGCCAACTGCCACCAGCAGATCCACGGGTCGAATCACCCGAACGGCAAGTACTTCTTGCGGTGA
- a CDS encoding MtrB/PioB family outer membrane beta-barrel protein has product MRTRFVVSLAALLLASATVARAQTPPTKPEPPNVPSLGTVDVGFRGGSVDGDEARFERYRDLREGARSFFQLKRHAETYRFEASASNVGYRDQRYQAYYTNGKLAVTGLYDSIPLNYLYDAPLIWTDEGQGRFTLPLALRAAVEGPTNAAGDGTAVGVPCAPGSGPTSCNATTAAAALANRSIYNSIIRASDMSVKRQIVDVKAEYIATPAFGVHVDFQSTGRTGSMPWDASYSFNNTNQLPAPIDHRNNELKAGTEWVNAKGMFRVDYWGSFFANSIQTLTWDNPIRATDFNNGTALPFDASGYSNGNGPAVGQAALWPSNTLNSFGATGMYKALPKTTVNGNVQLTYMRQNETLLPWSINSSITTPAVLAAFPGLRALPRTSAEAAVNGLNAQVNANSRPTPHLTLQAKYRYNKHDNVTPSFDGTEYVRFDAVPEEIADDPATPHVEGWSEYFHITRKNLDTSATFNLDDFGHFKVGYSNEKFDREGRGFSAVNENTLRLSYDAQLVNAVMVRATLDASRRRGDGFILAGIDSEEGPGGTQPGLRYYDEADRDRTKGWVVVSANPVDTVGLFVQFGTTRDTFLGDDSIPVGRDHFGLLSQDNDTVVGGVDITPTDMIHFGASVGRDKFTTLQKSRNANPPPDPSWTDPARDWTLDNDEVVKTYMAYLDVERLANDKAELHFSFERNDSDNAFNFGGARIAALQTAGQFIPLPNVVNEWNRFTADVRYYFTPKVGFAVGFWYDKLDVTDWATIDSNGAVGFTAADGQPRIDYLGGLLTGYGVRPYDGSRVFARLLYRF; this is encoded by the coding sequence ATGCGCACCAGATTTGTAGTGTCACTTGCGGCGCTGCTGCTGGCCTCCGCCACCGTGGCGAGGGCCCAGACGCCGCCGACCAAACCCGAGCCGCCGAACGTGCCCTCGCTGGGCACGGTGGACGTCGGCTTCCGGGGCGGCTCCGTGGACGGCGACGAGGCGCGCTTCGAGCGCTATCGCGATCTGCGGGAGGGCGCCCGGTCGTTCTTCCAGCTGAAGCGGCACGCCGAGACGTACCGCTTCGAGGCGAGCGCGTCCAACGTCGGGTATCGCGACCAGCGCTACCAGGCGTACTACACGAACGGGAAGCTGGCCGTGACGGGCCTCTACGACTCGATCCCGTTGAACTACCTGTACGACGCCCCGCTCATCTGGACCGACGAGGGTCAGGGCCGCTTCACCCTGCCGCTGGCCCTCCGGGCGGCCGTCGAAGGCCCGACCAACGCCGCCGGCGACGGCACGGCCGTGGGCGTGCCGTGCGCCCCGGGTTCCGGCCCGACGTCGTGTAACGCCACCACGGCCGCGGCCGCGCTGGCCAACCGGTCGATCTACAACTCGATCATCCGCGCGAGCGACATGAGCGTGAAGCGCCAGATCGTGGACGTGAAGGCGGAGTACATCGCCACGCCGGCGTTCGGCGTCCACGTGGACTTCCAGTCCACGGGCCGTACCGGCTCGATGCCGTGGGATGCGTCGTATTCGTTCAACAACACGAACCAGCTGCCGGCGCCGATCGACCACCGGAACAACGAGCTCAAGGCGGGCACCGAGTGGGTGAACGCCAAGGGCATGTTCCGGGTCGACTACTGGGGCAGCTTCTTCGCCAACTCCATCCAGACGCTGACCTGGGACAACCCGATCCGCGCGACGGACTTCAACAACGGCACGGCGCTGCCGTTCGACGCCAGCGGCTACAGCAACGGCAACGGCCCGGCCGTGGGCCAGGCGGCGCTGTGGCCCAGCAACACGCTCAACTCGTTCGGCGCGACCGGGATGTACAAGGCGCTGCCGAAGACCACGGTCAACGGCAACGTCCAGCTGACCTACATGCGCCAGAACGAGACGCTGCTGCCCTGGTCGATCAACTCGTCGATCACCACGCCCGCGGTGCTGGCCGCGTTCCCGGGCCTGCGCGCGCTGCCGCGGACGTCGGCCGAGGCGGCCGTGAACGGCCTGAACGCCCAGGTCAACGCCAACAGCCGGCCCACGCCGCACCTCACGCTGCAGGCGAAGTACCGCTACAACAAGCACGACAACGTCACGCCGTCGTTCGACGGGACGGAGTACGTGCGCTTCGACGCCGTGCCCGAGGAGATCGCGGACGATCCGGCGACCCCGCACGTGGAAGGGTGGTCGGAGTACTTCCACATCACGCGGAAGAACCTCGACACCAGCGCCACGTTCAACCTGGACGACTTCGGCCACTTCAAGGTGGGCTACTCGAACGAGAAGTTCGACCGCGAGGGGCGCGGGTTCAGCGCCGTCAACGAGAACACGCTGCGCCTGTCCTACGACGCGCAGCTCGTCAACGCCGTCATGGTGCGGGCCACGCTCGACGCCAGCCGGCGGCGCGGCGACGGCTTCATCCTGGCCGGCATCGACTCCGAAGAGGGGCCCGGCGGGACGCAGCCCGGGCTCCGGTACTACGACGAGGCCGACCGCGACCGCACCAAGGGCTGGGTCGTCGTCAGCGCCAACCCCGTGGACACGGTCGGCCTGTTCGTCCAGTTCGGGACCACCCGCGACACGTTCCTGGGCGACGACTCGATTCCCGTCGGCCGCGACCACTTCGGCCTGCTGTCGCAGGACAACGACACCGTGGTGGGCGGCGTGGACATCACGCCGACCGACATGATCCACTTCGGCGCCAGCGTGGGCCGCGACAAGTTCACGACCCTGCAGAAGTCGCGCAACGCCAACCCGCCGCCGGATCCGAGCTGGACCGACCCGGCGCGCGACTGGACGCTGGACAACGACGAGGTGGTGAAGACCTACATGGCGTACCTCGACGTGGAGCGGCTGGCCAACGACAAGGCCGAGTTGCACTTCTCGTTCGAGCGGAACGACTCGGACAACGCGTTCAACTTCGGCGGGGCGCGCATCGCGGCCCTGCAGACGGCCGGGCAGTTCATCCCGCTGCCGAACGTCGTCAACGAGTGGAACCGCTTCACCGCCGACGTCCGGTACTACTTCACGCCGAAGGTGGGCTTCGCGGTGGGCTTCTGGTACGACAAGCTCGACGTGACCGACTGGGCCACGATCGACTCCAACGGCGCCGTGGGCTTCACGGCGGCCGACGGACAGCCCCGCATCGACTACCTCGGCGGGCTGCTCACGGGCTACGGCGTCCGGCCCTACGACGGCAGCCGCGTGTTCGCCCGTCTGCTGTATCGCTTCTGA
- a CDS encoding sensor histidine kinase — protein sequence MSAPSLKGRVWLGAVLWTAGLFVVAGIVLTQLLFRHPDAPGVFHGWFANTLPLAALSVGCLLAGLVQVRRGLESFDVLRARLGGVREGRARRLEGQFPTEVQPLIADLNGLLGEREARLARALAKAGDLAHGLKTPLALLNRQAALAEAAGQPALAAGIAQQVERMRRQVDYHLAQARASASGADASARAHVATSADALARTMRTLHANRAIGIAVDVPAPLQVRLQREDLEELLGNLVDNACKWATRQVAIGATGQGPDVLVTVDDDGPGLPAPLRASVFRRGVRADEAAPGSGLGLAIVRDLVDVYGGAVALTDSPSGGLRAELRLPAAPPAH from the coding sequence GTGAGCGCGCCGTCGCTGAAGGGCCGGGTGTGGCTCGGCGCGGTGCTGTGGACGGCGGGCCTGTTCGTCGTCGCCGGCATCGTCCTGACGCAACTGCTCTTCCGCCATCCCGACGCGCCCGGCGTGTTCCACGGCTGGTTCGCCAACACCCTCCCGCTGGCCGCCCTGTCCGTGGGGTGCCTGCTCGCCGGCCTCGTCCAGGTCCGGCGGGGGCTCGAGTCGTTCGACGTCCTCCGCGCCCGTCTCGGCGGCGTGCGCGAGGGCCGCGCCCGCCGGCTCGAGGGCCAGTTCCCGACGGAGGTCCAGCCGCTCATCGCGGATCTGAACGGCCTGCTGGGCGAGCGCGAAGCGCGCCTGGCGCGGGCGCTCGCCAAGGCCGGCGATCTCGCGCACGGACTCAAGACGCCCCTGGCGCTCCTCAACCGCCAGGCCGCGCTGGCCGAGGCCGCGGGCCAGCCGGCCCTGGCCGCCGGCATCGCGCAGCAGGTCGAGCGCATGCGCCGACAGGTGGACTACCACCTGGCCCAGGCGCGGGCCTCGGCCTCGGGCGCCGATGCGAGCGCGCGCGCCCACGTCGCCACGTCGGCAGACGCCCTGGCGCGGACCATGCGGACCCTGCACGCCAATCGCGCGATCGGCATCGCCGTGGACGTGCCGGCCCCCCTCCAGGTCCGTCTGCAGCGCGAGGATCTCGAGGAGCTGCTCGGCAACCTCGTGGACAACGCCTGCAAGTGGGCGACGCGGCAGGTCGCCATCGGCGCGACCGGCCAGGGACCGGACGTGCTCGTCACCGTGGACGACGACGGCCCGGGGCTGCCTGCGCCGCTCAGGGCGTCGGTGTTCCGCCGGGGCGTCCGCGCCGACGAGGCCGCGCCGGGGTCGGGACTGGGCCTGGCCATCGTGCGGGACCTGGTGGACGTCTACGGCGGCGCGGTGGCCCTCACGGACTCGCCGTCGGGCGGCCTCAGGGCCGAGCTGCGGCTGCCGGCCGCCCCGCCCGCGCACTGA
- a CDS encoding response regulator transcription factor: protein MRVLVVEDEADLADEVARALQHAGYAVDRAADGARADFLGRTEDYDAIVLDLGLPRVDGLTVLRHWREAGLATPVLVLTARGAWHEKVRGIDGGADDYVAKPFRIEEVLARVRALIRRAAGHGAPELTCGPVVLDPRGGRVTVNGAPVRLTSHEFRVLSYLMHHRGRIVSQGELTDHIYAQGFDRDSNTVEVFVARLRRKLGVGLIETVRGMGYRMREAA from the coding sequence ATGCGGGTGCTGGTGGTGGAGGACGAGGCCGACCTGGCCGACGAGGTCGCGCGCGCACTGCAGCACGCGGGGTACGCCGTGGACCGCGCCGCCGACGGGGCGCGTGCGGACTTCCTCGGCCGCACCGAGGACTACGACGCCATCGTCCTCGACCTGGGCCTGCCCCGCGTGGACGGCCTGACCGTCCTGCGGCACTGGCGCGAGGCGGGCCTCGCCACGCCGGTCCTCGTCCTGACGGCCCGCGGCGCCTGGCACGAAAAGGTCCGGGGCATCGACGGCGGCGCCGACGACTACGTCGCCAAGCCCTTCCGCATCGAGGAGGTGCTGGCCCGGGTGCGCGCCCTCATCCGGCGCGCGGCCGGACACGGCGCTCCCGAGCTCACCTGCGGCCCGGTGGTGCTCGACCCGCGCGGCGGCCGGGTGACCGTGAACGGCGCGCCGGTCCGCCTCACGAGCCACGAATTCCGGGTGCTCTCGTATCTCATGCACCACCGCGGGCGGATCGTCTCGCAGGGCGAGCTCACCGACCACATCTACGCGCAGGGCTTCGACCGCGACTCGAACACCGTGGAGGTGTTCGTGGCGCGGCTGCGCCGGAAGCTGGGCGTGGGCCTCATCGAGACCGTGCGCGGCATGGGCTATCGCATGCGCGAGGCCGCGTGA
- a CDS encoding DUF1552 domain-containing protein, giving the protein MFLTGRALTRRHVLKGVGAAVALPVLDAMTPAGRRSAAAFSATPARLVCIEMVHGAAGSSAYGRQQHLWAPAAAGRDFDLTPTSLAPLEPFRRQLTIVSGADVPSADPTEAREIGGDHYRSSATFLTQSYPKRTERADVRAGVSLDQLYASRVGQDTPVPSLQLCIEGVDGGGGCEYGYSCVYADTISWATPTTPLPMTRDPRVVFDQLFGDMRGGTPEARRARRQADLSLLDAIRDTTARLMRRLGAADRARLGQYLDTVREIERRLQVVERRNGQGEPRELPGAPAGVPDDYGDHVGLMFDLMVLAFRSDLTRVVAFKMSRDGSNRVFSGSGSHGAFHLVSHHSDRPEQIQELARINRYHVGLLAPFLHQLREAQDGEGTLLDRTVVLYGSPMGDPNRHNHRSVPFALVGGGAVLPGGRHVAVPPGTPLSNVMLGLLHAAGLDDLDRFGDSEGVVDLA; this is encoded by the coding sequence GTGTTCCTGACCGGGCGGGCGCTGACCCGCCGGCACGTGCTGAAGGGCGTCGGCGCCGCGGTGGCGCTGCCCGTGCTCGACGCCATGACGCCCGCCGGCCGTCGGTCGGCCGCGGCGTTCTCCGCGACGCCTGCGCGGCTCGTGTGCATCGAGATGGTGCACGGGGCCGCCGGCAGCTCCGCCTACGGCCGGCAGCAGCACCTGTGGGCGCCGGCCGCGGCCGGGCGCGACTTCGACCTGACGCCCACGAGCCTCGCGCCGCTCGAGCCCTTCCGCCGCCAGCTGACGATCGTGAGCGGCGCCGACGTGCCGAGCGCCGATCCCACCGAGGCCCGCGAGATCGGCGGCGATCACTACCGGTCGAGCGCCACCTTCCTGACGCAGTCGTATCCGAAACGCACCGAGCGCGCCGACGTCAGGGCCGGGGTGTCGCTCGACCAGCTGTACGCGTCACGCGTGGGCCAGGACACGCCGGTGCCGTCGCTGCAGCTGTGCATCGAAGGCGTGGACGGAGGCGGCGGCTGCGAGTACGGCTACTCGTGCGTCTACGCCGACACGATCAGCTGGGCCACGCCGACGACCCCGCTGCCGATGACGCGCGACCCGCGCGTGGTCTTCGATCAGCTGTTTGGTGACATGCGGGGCGGCACGCCCGAGGCCCGGCGGGCCCGGCGCCAGGCCGACCTCAGCCTGCTCGACGCGATCAGGGACACCACGGCCCGCCTGATGCGGCGGCTCGGGGCGGCGGACAGGGCGCGCCTGGGCCAGTACCTCGACACCGTCCGCGAAATCGAGCGCCGGCTCCAGGTCGTCGAGCGGCGGAACGGACAGGGCGAGCCGCGCGAGCTGCCGGGCGCGCCGGCAGGCGTGCCCGACGACTACGGCGACCACGTCGGGCTGATGTTCGACCTGATGGTCCTGGCGTTCCGCTCGGACCTCACGCGTGTCGTCGCCTTCAAGATGAGCCGCGACGGGTCGAACCGCGTGTTTTCCGGGAGCGGCAGCCACGGAGCCTTCCACCTCGTGTCGCACCACAGCGACCGGCCGGAGCAGATTCAGGAGCTGGCGCGGATCAACCGCTATCACGTCGGCCTGCTGGCGCCCTTCCTCCATCAGTTGCGGGAGGCGCAGGACGGCGAGGGCACGCTGCTCGACAGGACGGTGGTCCTCTACGGATCGCCGATGGGCGATCCGAACCGCCACAACCACCGCAGCGTGCCCTTCGCGCTCGTCGGCGGCGGCGCGGTCCTCCCGGGCGGGCGGCACGTGGCCGTCCCGCCGGGCACGCCGCTCTCGAACGTGATGCTCGGGCTCCTCCACGCGGCGGGCCTCGACGATCTCGATCGGTTCGGCGACAGCGAGGGCGTCGTCGATCTCGCGTAA
- a CDS encoding DUF4440 domain-containing protein, whose amino-acid sequence MRVRLCVLGLVFAGLGVTARGAAGPPAPAPPAAASVTIAAAPDAALLRAADDLLAADRAFSASGATTNVVTALTAMFRPDVIVPQPTGLVRGIDAARAALEASPENREGRATWTPIRAGVSADGQHGFTFGFMTVRLAEGKESALKYMAYWVRQPEGWRVAGYKRARRGAGEVSVTPMAPHVPARAMPVVTDAARLAAGRQSLVDAEQEFSDAAAKVGLGPAFVSHGAPTAVNMGGPDHAAYVVGNDAIGALVGEGAPGVPSPVVWSSETAVVAPSGDLGISFGYIRPRAAGGAPPAGPGRPFFTIWVRESPAAPWRYIAE is encoded by the coding sequence ATGCGCGTGCGACTCTGCGTTCTCGGCTTGGTGTTCGCGGGCCTCGGTGTGACGGCACGCGGTGCGGCGGGGCCACCGGCACCGGCCCCGCCAGCCGCGGCGTCGGTCACGATCGCCGCCGCGCCCGACGCGGCGCTCCTCCGCGCGGCGGACGATCTGCTGGCGGCCGATCGGGCCTTCTCCGCATCCGGCGCCACGACGAACGTCGTCACCGCGCTCACGGCCATGTTCCGGCCCGACGTCATCGTGCCGCAGCCGACGGGCCTCGTGCGAGGGATCGACGCCGCGCGCGCCGCCCTCGAGGCCTCGCCCGAGAACCGCGAGGGGCGGGCCACGTGGACGCCGATCCGGGCGGGCGTCTCGGCCGACGGGCAGCACGGGTTCACGTTCGGCTTCATGACGGTGCGACTCGCGGAGGGCAAGGAGTCGGCCCTGAAGTACATGGCCTACTGGGTCCGCCAGCCCGAGGGCTGGCGCGTGGCCGGCTACAAGCGGGCCCGGCGCGGGGCCGGTGAGGTCTCCGTGACGCCGATGGCGCCGCACGTCCCGGCCCGCGCGATGCCGGTCGTGACGGACGCGGCGCGGCTCGCCGCGGGCCGCCAGTCGCTGGTGGACGCCGAGCAGGAGTTCTCGGACGCCGCCGCCAAGGTGGGCCTCGGCCCCGCGTTCGTCAGTCACGGCGCGCCGACGGCCGTGAACATGGGCGGTCCCGACCATGCCGCCTACGTCGTCGGCAACGATGCCATCGGCGCGCTCGTCGGCGAAGGCGCACCCGGCGTGCCGAGCCCCGTCGTCTGGTCGTCCGAGACGGCGGTGGTGGCGCCGAGCGGCGACCTCGGCATCTCCTTCGGCTACATCCGGCCGCGCGCGGCCGGGGGCGCGCCGCCGGCCGGCCCCGGACGGCCGTTCTTCACCATCTGGGTGCGCGAGAGCCCCGCCGCGCCCTGGCGCTACATCGCGGAATAG
- a CDS encoding heparan-alpha-glucosaminide N-acetyltransferase domain-containing protein: MAVPAGGRVRSIDTVRGLAMVLMAIDHVRVYSGLPAGGPTPGIFFTRWVTHFVAPAFVFLAGTAIALRGRTLGHQRTLALGLVRRGLWLVLLELTALRVAWTFNLRFDEYLLAGVIWMLGWCMVAMAALVSVPWQAVGAAGAAIVAAHNLIDLVEPARLAAFLGGEPGWLLRILYFGGVVRVGPDGPPLFVLFVIVPWLGVMMTGYAFGAVMEWPAERRRRFCLRLGLALTAAFVLLRLANGYGDPRPWSGGRMPVVLSFLNTSKYPASLLFLLMTMGPLIAAVGLAERWRGRVADVLTTFGRVPLLYYLLHIPVIHAAALVVSMAREGRVDPWLFGNHPMAPPPVPAGYAWSLPLLYLVFAIAVAALYVPCRWFARRRAARPAPWMAWL, translated from the coding sequence ATGGCGGTCCCTGCTGGCGGACGCGTCCGCTCCATCGACACCGTGCGCGGCCTGGCGATGGTCCTGATGGCCATCGATCACGTCCGTGTCTACTCGGGGCTGCCCGCGGGCGGCCCGACGCCCGGCATCTTCTTCACGCGCTGGGTGACGCATTTCGTGGCGCCGGCGTTCGTGTTCCTCGCCGGCACGGCCATCGCTCTCCGCGGGCGGACGCTCGGGCACCAGCGGACCCTGGCGCTCGGCCTCGTGCGGCGCGGCCTGTGGCTGGTCCTCCTGGAGCTCACGGCGCTGCGCGTGGCCTGGACGTTCAATCTCCGCTTCGACGAGTACCTGCTGGCCGGCGTCATCTGGATGCTCGGGTGGTGCATGGTGGCCATGGCGGCACTCGTCTCCGTGCCGTGGCAGGCGGTGGGCGCGGCGGGCGCGGCCATCGTCGCCGCACACAACCTGATCGACCTCGTCGAGCCGGCCAGACTGGCGGCCTTCCTTGGCGGCGAGCCCGGCTGGCTCCTGCGCATCCTGTATTTCGGAGGCGTCGTTCGGGTCGGCCCCGACGGACCGCCGCTCTTCGTGCTCTTCGTGATCGTGCCGTGGCTGGGCGTGATGATGACGGGCTACGCGTTCGGGGCCGTCATGGAGTGGCCGGCGGAGCGGCGCCGCAGGTTCTGCCTCCGGCTGGGCCTGGCGCTCACGGCGGCTTTCGTCCTCCTGCGCCTGGCCAACGGCTACGGCGACCCGCGGCCCTGGTCCGGCGGGCGGATGCCGGTCGTGCTGTCGTTCCTCAACACGTCGAAGTACCCGGCGTCGCTGCTCTTCCTGCTGATGACGATGGGACCGCTCATCGCCGCGGTGGGGCTGGCCGAGCGATGGCGAGGCCGGGTGGCCGACGTCCTCACGACGTTCGGGCGCGTGCCGCTCCTCTACTACCTGCTGCACATCCCGGTCATCCACGCCGCCGCCCTCGTCGTTTCTATGGCGCGCGAGGGCCGGGTCGATCCGTGGCTGTTCGGCAACCACCCGATGGCGCCGCCGCCGGTGCCCGCAGGCTACGCGTGGAGCCTGCCGCTGCTCTACCTGGTGTTCGCGATCGCCGTGGCGGCGCTGTACGTGCCGTGCCGGTGGTTCGCGCGGCGGCGCGCCGCACGCCCGGCTCCGTGGATGGCGTGGCTCTGA